The DNA sequence AATTCAATTTACGCGTCGAGCGCGTTCGCGACGAACTTTGTTTTGCTTGTATCTAATCCCCCACTTTGCTTGCACAAGACAGCACCCGTCCATTTTATGGGATTGCATTTCTAGTACATATTTAAGACTAGTATGTGGACAGACCCGGTCGGCTGGATATCTATCATCCCTGCCAAAGCTACAGATTCGTGAAAAGCTACCTTTTCGCCCCTTGTTTGTTTCGAGAGAAGGTTCATATTTCGACACTTCCATCATGTGGCCGAGCGTACTTTGCTAATATTATCTTCTAACGAAAGACAGAGGATATTTGCGTGCGAGATGAGAGCATTGAGAAGTATACCAAGAAATCCGAGAAAGCTTGAATAGCCTGCGTTAATACATGTGGCTTTATCTTCGTTGTCTTTGATGAATTAACACATAAGCTTCAAACATCCATCTGGCCAAGAGTGTTTACGTTTTGTTATGAGCATAAACAGTGCGAATGAACATGAAAGTGATGTCTTGCACTATGAAAAGCTTTGATTTCGTCTCGGCCGGAACTAGTCAATGTCATACAACACTGCATGATCCCATGCTCGCATATCCACTTATCGTACAATTGCTTGCCAGCCATCTATCTGATGCACTCTTCACAtcctcttgatcttctccaacaacACCCCCATCCTAGCGCCCATATTCGGCTGACCTCTCCCTTTTGATAAACCCGTTGCATCCTTCGCCCGATGATATTTTGAAaaaccttctttcttcaaTGTTCTTAAGGATGGTTTCGGTTCAGAGGAAGGAGcggaagggggaggagacGGCGAAAGAGCGCGGACTTTGGGTTTAGGGGGTGCTTCCTCGACTCGAGACTTCCGAGTAGTTTTGTCGTAAGGCTTATTGTTGTAAGACTTGTTGAATGGCTTGTTGGgacgagagaaagaagaggaagaagaggaagggccGGCACGGGCACGAATCCGAGCCGTATCCggatcctcttcccctctctcttccctctcccgcctttccttccccttaAAGCTTCCTGTCTTCCCCTTGAGTTTGTTATCGCTTTCTTCCCGTTCATTGCGTCGCCTAGAACCGTCACCTAGTCGCTCactctccatcccttcagCGCGAAGGACTTTGGCGTATTGTTTTTTGACTTTGGCACGTTGAATCAAGTCggtcttgatcttcttaGCTGCGGATTCATATGCGGTGTTAGCCAGGATTTGAGCAGAGAGGATATACCGCGTCAAGACGCGTAAAATGGAATACACACCTTTACCGAGGTAAGCATCTTTGGGTGCACGAGATGGTGCAGTCTTGAATCCCTGCTTTGCACTTGCGTTCGGAGCCGACCTGGCTCTCGGCTTAGGCTTTGGCGCCTTACCTGACTCTTTCTGTTTCTTTGTAACTCTGGGCATTGTTGCCAAGTACTACTTGCGTTGTCTTTGACCAACTTTTTCTGGTTGTCATTCCGAGAAGCCTCTCGAAATCCTTCGTTCGCCGTCGGTGGAGGCCAGCTTTGAAACTCAAAATAAGCTGTGGGTGGCGAACGCCACCTGGAACAATCGCCGAAAACGCCGCCATAATCAGCGCTGACGGTCTCCATTCATATCAGTTGTCATTAAAGCCGTGACTTGATTTACATATCgaatctctttctcttcttttcccgTTCTCACTCACCACTCATCTTTCTGGCTTTCAAACACATTTTCTCGAACAAGCGACCTACATTACTTAGTTGAATGAGCACTACAGGTGCGTATTTGATCGCAGATCTCGCGCATTGGAACATTTTCGCCGCTTTTCAAAATATTGTGTTTCCGCAATTGATCAGTGGGAAAAGAGCGATTATGTGATTGTGGCGAAACGGAAAGGCAAAGGCTGATAAATTGTCTTGAAGTTACCCAGAGCAAGGTGGACGCCACTACCAAGAAGACAAAGGCCCCTGCGGCTACAGCTGGGGTTGAGAACCTCGGTCCTGCTTTTGGTAAGAAAACAATCTGTTTGTAAGGACGGACCTAACGTCCTTAATAGACCCGTTTGCTCCCGTTAACGACTTGAACGACACTCCCTCTATCGAAAAGGCCGTCGGCTCCAAAAATGACAAGATTCACATCCGTGAGTCGCCACATCTCTCTCACATCTTGCAGCTCTAGATATCCTAACCGCTACGCAGGTCTCCAACAGCGTAACGGTCGAAAGACCCTTACCACTGTGCAGGGTATCCCCAGCAAGTACAACCACTCCAAGATTCTCAaagcgatgaagaaggagttTGCCTGCAACGGTACCGTTGTCAAGCCCGAAGTTGACTCTGGCGAGGAAGACTCTCCTGCCCCCGTCGCCAAAAACCACGGTGACGTTTTGCAGCTGCAAGGTGACCAGAGGGTCGCCGCCAAGCAGTTCCTCATTGACTCGGGGATCGTCGCTCAGAAGGAGGCCAAGGACCTTATCGTTGTGTGAGTATACTCTGCGATACGAATTGATTTGTTGAACGAGTTGCTGATTTTTTATGCGTCTTAGCCACGGTTACTAAGCCAGAGCCTTTTAGGGACGAAGCAACTTGAATCCCCTGCAAGTGGGAATTTTCAATATTTGTATCTATCCAATGCTCGTTGCCTGTGTCTTATGAATTGATCGTCAGATAAGCGCTGCGAGAGGGTTATATGTAGTATGAGTTGATGGTGATGACATGTCCTAATAGTACTGTTACACACAACATAAATAAATGTTCGGCCTAACTTAAAATCTCGTCTTCCAATGCCTGCATCTTTCCTAAAGTTAGCACCTATACTAGGGGCTGCCACAGAGGACGTACCTTGTAGTGCAGCAACCCTCCATGCTCGCCAAgttcttcgccttccgCCATCATAATCTGCGCAGAAAGAAATCCATCAGACTGAATCTCCAGACACACTTTGATTGAATTCTGCAAAGCTCTCGAGAGATGCGCGAAATGCGCAGAATGATAGCtattctcctttctcatcaGAAACAAGCAAACACATTACAATGAGAAGATCTAGAACCGACCTGAAAGAAATCCCCTCGTCTACACAGATAAACCTCTGCATCACCTCTTTATCATTCGGATAATCCAACTCGACACTCCCAAAATCTCCTTCAGCTTGTATACTGAACTGTCCCATTTCATCGATCCGTCTTCCTGTCCGTATGGTAGAGGTTGTTACATCGGCGTTCATCTCGCGCTCGGGGGAATCATtaccaccatcaccatcatgaCCTCTTCCATGAGCGCGGGGTGGGATGGCGCTGAGTGTTATGCgggatgatgaaggtggGAGGTCAAGGAGGGCGTCGCGCAACCAGTCGGAACGCATGATGACGTATAGCGCACTATTGGGTTGGCCAGGCATGACGATTAATTTTGAGATGAAATTCAAtaagggaaggggagagatGAACATACCGCTCATTTTGGTCAAATATTGGGTTGAGAATTTCTTCCGGGTCGAGGGTACGTAAAGCGCATGTCGTCGTGGGACCTTTGGATTCGTCTCGCCTATATCACCAAAATACAAGCACGGAACACAAATAAGGACAGACACAACCCCTATCAGCAAGAGCGTACAAACGGTccgaaaagaaggaaggaatcGAACGGACAAGAGGAGGTTCAGCTCGTACCCTGGACCCATCCACTCCATCCGCATACCCgtcatccccttcctctctttcgcCCACCTCCGGTCTTCATCCGCTCCGCCCCCACTTCCACTCCCTTCCCCTGTAGGGTTTTCCGCTTCCCCAGCCCAGCGCCGCTTACTTCTCAGATTTGAAatgttctccttccctGACGAACCGGCGTTACCAAAGATGTTTAGGcactgaagaagagagtcaAGGGAGAATTCGAATGTGGCTGGGAAATCGGTTCTACGGAATGTCcatgaggagaagatgtgcGATGGGATGTAAGCGGCAGCTGTTGCACCAATTGCAGTTAGTTTTTCCCGCCTCATATGGTACAGAATCAAAGCGGCGTACCGCAAAGTGTCCGAGCGTCCTCGACAGTGACTGTGACTAAGTTGTCTGTTGCGTCCAATATAGCGTTCTACGATCCGTCAGAGTCTGGTTTGAGGTGAACATCTGCAACGCGCACATGTTTGAGCCCAATACCACGCAAGAGTTTCGCAAATGGTCgaacatcttccatctcagCCACAAAGACctatgaagatggaaaatCAGCTTAAGGAATCGTCCAAAAGATATCAATGTGGTGGCAGGCGTTGAAAAAGATACCAACCGGAAGATGAGCATTATTTGGTTGTGTCATGTTTACAGCTCGTCTATTCAACTAGGCGAGTGAATAGACTGGAAAGCCTTAATataaaaagaagaagcctcaaaagaagcaaagaTTGATGAAGATCGCGTAAGCTGAAAGTACAAACGCGTATCGACGCGACGGGATAAAAGTTATGTCGCTGGAACATTGGCTTGCACTTGGAATTCAGCTCCGtcgcgaagaagaatacTCATGCTGCTgtatcttcttccaatctcTTAATTTTCCAGTTTGCCACGGGGCATGCTCTTATTAGGATGGGTAGCAGTGTGGATGGTCCTTAGTTTCTATCAGTTACCCTCCTTGATTACGAACAACACCATTCTCACGAACGACGAATGAATACGAGACTTCACGACGCTCTAGCTctcttgtccctccgaTTTTTTCATGAACTTGACACTTTGGCATTGACCAGGGAAATGGTAAAAAGCTGTGTACTCCATAAAGCCTTGCCTTCTTTGTTGAGCATTAGACCGATGAGAGATGTTCTCACCAACAAAAGGCCCATGGCGAATGAGATACGCGGGAATTTAAACCTGAAATGATGACGTCTGCATTTAGTAACTTGCCATTTCCTACTTATACCCAATAATGCGATACGATTCATATGCGtcctttttcatcttctccgctCTATACACCCCCGATAACGTTCAACAAAATGGCATTAAGAGCGGCGTTCGGACTCTCGCATTCATTTCCAAGGGTTCAACCAGTTTCTATGGCCACTATCAGACCCTCACACGCCTTCTTTACGCCATTCATCCCTCGCACTGCCGGACCCAGCCGATCACTCCTCacttcctcccctttcaCCGCCcgatcttctcctttgcctcaATCTCCCCCCCTATCCAGCCTTCTCACCAAGAGATCAttcacttcttcaaccaaCTCTCTCATCAGATCAACTTACTTCCCACGGGGAGGTCGGTCGGGTGGTAATGGTTATGGTTCGGGGGGTGGTGGACCCCAAGGACCTTGGGCGTGGTTCACAAGGCTTAGGAGAAGGATCGATAGGATACCGACCATGACGCTTGTATATGGGCTGATCGGTATCAATGGAGCTGTGTTTTTGCTTTGGCAATATGCTCTCTCCTCCGCTGTGAGTCGTCACATATAGCTGATCAAAGCTCGATGGCTTGGACGAGTCCAAAGCTGATTTCCGAGATTGATAGCAACGATTCCGTGATCCTTCACTCTTATATTTTTTAAGAAACAATTTTATCTTAAATGAAGTCAACGTCTTTTCCGGGAGAATGTAGGTGTATCTCTCCTCTGATGAGCCACCTAGAGCACGTCCATTTAGCTGACGAAACTACTTCCAGATGGACACTGGTGACGAGCGCCTTTTCCCATAGTAATGGTACACATATCTTTGTCAATTGTTTAGGTCTTTACTTTTTGGCCCCTGCAGCCGCTTCGTAAGTTCCAATTTGCATTTCACCATAGGGATACATAAGTTGATCCGCTTTGTTAGAATTATGGGCTCCGCCTCGTTCCTTGGCCTTTATCTGGGAGGTAagcttccttcctcgttCCTTTTCCCCAAACCCAGTGTTAATAACGAAACCCCTTTCATAATTATATAATCATATTGTAGCCGGTGTATTCTCCTCCCTCGTCTCGCTCGGTTACCATCGCTTCTCCCGACACAGGTGGTGGGGTAGTGAAGGCGCTTCTGGCGCTATTTACGCATGTCTCGCGTACTATGGTGCTCTATTCCCTAATTCTCAGGTGTTGAtgttcttcgtcatccCTATGCCTGTATGGGTTGCTATTGGTGGTATCTTTGCTGTAAGTCCCTTTTTCGCTTTCCTGGTTTTTTGCTGTTCCGGTTCTCTGGATTTTTCGAGCTGGAGTTTTTTTTAAATTATGAAGTTGCTGACGCGATGTAATGGATGTAGTGGGATTTTTACTCTGCTGTCCAGAGACCCAATTCGGGAACTGACTCTGCGGGGCATTTGGGTGGGATTATCTATGGTTTGGGGGCCGCTATGGCTTTGAAGAGAGGTGGATTtatgaggatgatgagaggtGGTCGATCCAGGTGGTAAAATACTAGTATTCGTACTTCTCAATCATTACTATAAAAAATCTGAGGGAAGTATGGACATGTGAAGCCCCTAGTTCAAACTTGACATTGACTTTCCGTATCCCTTGACTTTTGAAGCAAGAAACCAAAGTCACTTGTAATAATGCTGCATATGGTGGGTTGTGCTCCGAATTGTGAAGACTTAATGAAacatggaaagaggaactAAACTAAAGATTATCGCTTCAAATTGATATGAGTTCTTGAATCAGTGAATGGATTGACTAGATTGACTAACTATGTTTGTACCTCGCACGCACAGTATACAGGATCCACTAAACCGTACGCCACATGCTCACTCTACACCCCGGGATAAATACCAATCTATAATGACAACGTTATGACGATCCGACCAAATAGTGTTTTGGACCTAATGATTCTTGATTCCTGGCTGGCCTCTTTTGAGTGCGTTGTTTTTTGCGTGCACTTCATGATCGATCCTCATGATCTTCGAACTCATCCCTCCTATTCTCCTCAGAGTCAGGCAGCAAGCTTGTTGCTCGCCTGACCAACCCGGGGAAAGCACCCATCTCTTCGAATTTGCGATGCAATCCGCCTTCGGAATGCAAGAGCGTGATATCGTCGGAACCGCCAATAGAGATAAAGTCGAGGAGGACGTTGGGGACGGTTCGGCGGTTGGTGAAACGTTGTAAGAGCCCTTGGAGGGCTTCCATATCGGCTATATccgaagaaggaaggagaaaaaacGACAGGTTAGCTTATGGCAGttgggtggaggtggatggggaCTTACATCGTTGGTTAAGTTCGATGATGAATGGTGCGGGAGAAAGATGGTACTTGCCAAGAATGGATTTGGCATTCTTAGAGTACGGGCAGTATGTCTAGAATGATCCATCCGTCAGCATTATACATGAGCAAAAGACGAAAAAAAGACTGAACTCACCTTGGAGAAAACGACGATTCTATACCTTTTATTCGCAAAGTCTGCCCACCCGTCTTCAAATATgatttcatcctcttccccagcGTCAATCGATGATAACAACTTTTCAAAGCCCGATGacccaatcttcttcaaatgcGACTTGCTCGGCACCTCGAAATCATTCGGCAAAACTCCACCTTCAGCCAACCACCAGACCAACGCCCTTAGTGACTGAGCTACATTCTGTGCTTGAACATTTTGCTTGTGTGCTTGAAGTTCAGCTTCGGCAGCAGCTTCCTCTGCTGAGAGAGGTTCGGCTTCGGTATAAGTATCCCAGAACAAGTCGTCTTCTGCTATTAACTCGTTTTCGTCTACTGTTAAAAGCATGACGCCGTTGTCCATTTTTGAATCTGGACGGTGTATCACGCGTTCTGATGTGGGTAGGGGTAATATATCTTCATTGGGGGTCCTAATGTGTAATCTTGAAGCGGCAGAATTGTACCGACCAAGATCGGAGCCAGGACTAGTGtagacaaagaagaagagggcgagggtgaGGATACCACCAATAGTGACGGAATAGGGATATTGAGATGCCCGGTTCTTGATGCCGTATGATAGTCTTCGCGCAGCTGAGCGCCGTGAGGAATGACCAGAGAAGGAGTGACGGGTCAGcgggaggagaggagcgTTGTTATTACCGTAGTTGTTGAAAGGCATGGTGATGGAAGGCAAGCTGAAGGCTCTGCGAGATTCGAATCCAGGGAGGAATCCAGGGAGATTGGAAGGTTGCGAGCGTGGTGATATAGGTTCGTCAAAGTGCATAATGTAGAAGTATGACTGTTCTAAGCGTGCGTTTTGGTGTATATTCGGCAGTGAAGGGCGACACCAAAGGAATACAGGAAAGGCAGGCGTGCACAAGTCTGAGCGCGCTCGCTGGAAGCCGTTGACCGGTGATGGCTAATTCGGGACAGACCGTGTATCGCCCACTTCGTGGCTGGAACTGGAGACTGGTGGAAAGCTCGTCTTGGACAACAGCAGTTGGACGTATACAGATGTCGATGCCAGCACAGGCGTCCCCTTGCGATGGAAGATGTTATAAcgagaagaggttgaagaaaTACCCGTGAAACAGGCGTACTTGTATATTTCACAATTGCCTTTATCAAGGCTACTGTTGGTGGGCAGTACTAGATAAAGCTTAAAAACACAAGAGAGATATTAATCAGAGAGCAACTTCCGGCATTCGGGGCTAGCGCAGGGAAGTGCAATTTCTGTCGGATTAAATTGATGCTTAGTTTATTATTTTGGGACAGCCGCGTGTTCCATTCAAGCCGTGAGAAGTCACCTGAAATGCAAGGGCCGATGGGAGTCGGTGGTCGGCAATTTGGCAGCCAGCGCCGAAGTCAAAAGCCCGACGACGTTGATGTATACCGAGCTTTTAGTATTCTGCGGAAGAGAGCGTTGGGAtaggaaagaggatggatgatgagaaagaaaaacGGATAGCTACGTGGGGAATTATCATGTGAGGCCGGTCAATTGTCTCAGGCTCATAATACTAAATAAGTTCTGGCCAGCAATCGCAGCACCTCTGCTTTACACTTCGCAGcgacaagaaaaagacaacaGAAAGTCCCATGCGTACCTGTAACATAAACCAACGTAAATTACTTTCCTCGTTTTCCTTCTGCCTTCCCTTGCCTCTCATCTTTCATTCTCCATTTCTCACCTATTATGCTCATCCCCAgactcctccctcttcacaCAGCTGCAGCTCGCATTTCGCATTTTGCATCCATCCCAAACTTCGACGGCAGTGTGAAAAAGTAATTCAATAAATTGCAGGGGCACCAAGGAAGCACGGACATCATACCGGCATGCCCTTATGCTTAGCCAGGGACCAGGGACTACCCTCAATTTACCGCCGCTGGCCAAGGTCGTCTGTCGCTTGTGCCGACTCACCGCGTTCTGCCTTGTACCTTCCGCCATTTTAATCTACTTCAAGCAGGACTTGGGGAAAACTGCAACAAACTGTTAAAAAAATCtaaccaaaaaaaaatcatcTACGTATAATTAaaaaacagaagaagaacagcaAGAAAGCTTATCCAACGTTATTCTCCGATAATAAAATGAGGCTGGTGGCTGGTGGCTTGTGGCTGGCGGAAACTGTTTGTTTACATTTTATCCTTTCATTCCAGCGGTTAATTTTAAAGCTTCTCAATGGCTTGACGTTTCATCAATCATTATGCTGTTGTCGTTGATTGACTTTCTGGCTTAAGATGCAAGATGCATGATGCACGCCCATGTCCTTTTTGTCCTGTTGTTATAGTTTCTCTGCTCTTTTTCCCTCCCCCACCAGCCTCATGTCTAGCAATATGTCCATGTCAAAAACCGAATCTTGAACTAAATAACAAAGCAAACAAAATGATGGTCTAGTCCAACGTATGGACGTATGTAATCCTTTCTCATGCCAAGAACTGAGAGCGTGCTGTAAGCTACTGACAACTGTTCACTGCTTTTTATTTTGGCCTTTCGTCTAAAGAATCTCATTTCAAGTTAATTGTTATTCTATGTTTTTTAAGTGAAATTATTAGATCGAAATAATAGACTGATCTATAGCTTCTTGTAGTTTCTTCGCAATCTTAACGTAGTACGTCGTGTGCTGAGTGGTGCGTCTATGTACTagatgatcttcttcttcgaggACGGCGATGAGCGACGGTGGATTTCGCGATTCGTGCAAAGATGTCATTCAAACTGATCCATAATGTAGcgacgaagacgaggatgatgaggaggagggagaaagaCGAGGGGTTGAAACTGTGATTTGGTTCTTAAACCTTTGGTGAATCAGTCATCTGCTCGTATGTATAATTCGTTCGCATTCATATCTTTTGATTCATTATGGTAGAGAGCGGTCGTTGGTTTACTGAGCGGTTCAGACCTATACACAGGTACTTAAAGCAAAACCACTGGCACGAGAAAAGAAATTGAACGTTGCGCGGAATCGTGAAGTATTCCATCATTTTATTTTGAGACCCAGCGCACGCAGCCTTTCCTCTCCTGGCGCGAAAGTCCTATGCTGATATGCTTCTTGCTATACGTGGACTGCTTATTATTCAAAGTGTTCTGTGATAATGATACCGTCTACTTTTGTCAGTCCCCATCCGACAACTCAATCATGCGGTAAATGACCTTGTAAACTTCTTTGACCGTCTTTTGGAAACATAGCCCTGGATCATCTTTCGGGTGACCGCTTGCAACAACACTTGTCTTTGGCCCAGGCATTTGTTACAGTCATTCAGAGGACGGAAGGAAACCACATAATTCGTTGAAATCTACAAAGGTTGTAACATGCACTGTCGTTTTCATGACCATATAGGTACAATGTTTGTCTCTGTAATCGTATCACGACATAAAAAGCCCACAGTTATAATTGGGTCGCAATTGGCTACAAGCCCGTACAATTGAATAGTTAAAAAATGTTTCTCGGTATGGGTCACCGTACTTATAGGATGGCTAAGTTAATTAAAGCTTGTATCATTAACGTGGCTGTGTGCTCCAATCAATGTTACTCCATCATATGATGGTCA is a window from the Cryptococcus neoformans var. neoformans JEC21 chromosome 2 sequence genome containing:
- a CDS encoding expressed protein, whose amino-acid sequence is MPRVTKKQKESGKAPKPKPRARSAPNASAKQGFKTAPSRAPKDAYLGKAKKIKTDLIQRAKVKKQYAKVLRAEGMESERLGDGSRRRNEREESDNKLKGKTGSFKGKERREREERGEEDPDTARIRARAGPSSSSSSFSRPNKPFNKSYNNKPYDKTTRKSRVEEAPPKPKVRALSPSPPPSAPSSEPKPSLRTLKKEGFSKYHRAKDATGLSKGRGQPNMGARMGVLLEKIKRM
- a CDS encoding suppressor of initiator codon mutations, putative, with amino-acid sequence MSTTVTQSKVDATTKKTKAPAATAGVENLGPAFDPFAPVNDLNDTPSIEKAVGSKNDKIHIRLQQRNGRKTLTTVQGIPSKYNHSKILKAMKKEFACNGTVVKPEVDSGEEDSPAPVAKNHGDVLQLQGDQRVAAKQFLIDSGIVAQKEAKDLIVVHGY
- a CDS encoding expressed protein; amino-acid sequence: MTQPNNAHLPVFVAEMEDVRPFAKLLRGIGLKHNAILDATDNLVTVTVEDARTLCAAAYIPSHIFSSWTFRRTDFPATFEFSLDSLLQCLNIFGNAGSSGKENISNLRSKRRWAGEAENPTGEGSGSGGGADEDRRWAKERKGMTGMRMEWMGPGYELNLLLRDESKGPTTTCALRTLDPEEILNPIFDQNERALYVIMRSDWLRDALLDLPPSSSRITLSAIPPRAHGRGHDGDGGNDSPEREMNADVTTSTIRTGRRIDEMGQFSIQAEGDFGSVELDYPNDKEVMQRFICVDEGISFSYHSAHFAHLSRALQNSIKVCLEIQSDGFLSAQIMMAEGEELGEHGGLLHYKMQALEDEILS